In a genomic window of [Empedobacter] haloabium:
- the puuE gene encoding allantoinase PuuE — protein sequence MNQSYPRDLIGYGRDVPHANWPNRARVALQFVLNYEEGGENNVLHGDPASETFLSEIIGAAAFPARHMSMESIYEYGSRAGLWRLLRMFEERRLPLTVFGVSMALQRNPEAVAAFQELGHEIACHGLRWISYQNVDEATERAHMKEAVDIIRDLTGSAPLGWYTGRDSPNTRRLVVEHGGFRYDADYYGDDLPFWQQVEHTGADGQPAVTPQLIVPYTLDTNDMRFAAMQGFNSGTQFFDYLKDAFDVLYAEGDPHGLNRPKMLSIGLHCRLVGRPARAAALARFLDYVQGHPDVWIARRIDIAEHWHTHHPFGGA from the coding sequence ATGAACCAATCCTATCCCCGCGACCTGATCGGCTACGGCCGCGACGTCCCCCATGCCAACTGGCCCAACCGCGCCCGCGTGGCGCTGCAGTTCGTGCTGAACTACGAGGAGGGCGGCGAGAACAACGTGCTGCACGGCGACCCCGCCTCCGAGACCTTCCTGTCCGAGATCATCGGCGCCGCTGCCTTCCCGGCGCGGCACATGAGCATGGAATCGATCTACGAGTACGGCTCGCGCGCCGGCCTGTGGCGCCTGCTGCGCATGTTCGAGGAACGCCGCCTGCCGCTGACGGTGTTCGGCGTGTCGATGGCATTGCAGCGCAACCCGGAAGCCGTGGCCGCATTCCAGGAACTGGGCCACGAGATCGCCTGCCACGGCCTGCGCTGGATCTCGTACCAGAACGTGGACGAAGCCACCGAACGGGCCCACATGAAGGAGGCGGTGGACATCATCCGCGACCTGACCGGCAGCGCGCCGCTGGGCTGGTACACGGGGCGCGATTCGCCCAACACGCGCCGTCTGGTCGTCGAGCACGGCGGCTTCCGCTACGACGCGGATTATTATGGCGACGACCTGCCGTTCTGGCAGCAGGTCGAGCACACGGGCGCGGACGGCCAGCCGGCCGTGACGCCGCAACTGATCGTGCCGTACACGCTGGACACCAACGACATGCGCTTCGCCGCCATGCAGGGCTTTAACAGCGGCACCCAGTTCTTCGACTACCTGAAGGACGCGTTCGACGTGCTGTATGCCGAGGGCGACCCGCACGGCCTGAACCGGCCGAAGATGCTGTCGATCGGCCTGCACTGCCGCCTAGTCGGCCGGCCAGCGCGCGCGGCCGCGCTGGCGCGCTTCCTCGACTACGTCCAGGGCCACCCGGACGTGTGGATCGCCCGCCGCATCGACATCGCCGAGCACTGGCACACGCACCACCCGTTCGGCGGCGCGTGA